One Fusarium poae strain DAOMC 252244 chromosome 4, whole genome shotgun sequence DNA window includes the following coding sequences:
- a CDS encoding hypothetical protein (BUSCO:17138at5125), with translation MAKDKKKNVDAKKAKKAEKAAKQANKGEKKAKNKAAKVEGSDAEDVDLDEVLEEYRRQQEQFLKITETVIEAPPRARAASTLMASPHDSNTLLLFGGEYFNGSLAQFYNDLNIYNINRDEWRCVTSPNAPLPRSGHAWTRAGNPNHVYLFGGEFSSPKQGTFHHYSDFWRLEPATREWTKIEFKGKDKSPSARSGHRMTYWKQYIILFGGFQDTSNQTKYLSDLWIFDTVNFVWHSPQLPPAQLKPDPRSSFTLLPHEQGAVLYGGYSRVKSTVNVKQKGNKGSSQAQRNVLIPKVHEDCFFLRISQPATDASPNTPPVVRWEKRKKPANAPNPTRAGATMAWHKGRGILFGGVHDVEASEEGMDSEFFNQLFAWNIERNRFMPLGLRKARQQKKAAAEPRGGRRGRAQANEDELLRQLAALETGASLDDADDIELVKKEEEQDDEKPAREMPVTMEPPHVRFNAQLAIQDDVLYIYGGTFEKGDREFTFDDLYAIDLGKLDGCKEIFSRPVEDWIESDDEDDDEDDEEEEDDEDEEEEADEEAAQQLRTPSKRKKKQEETSEVSSEPSTPSEEDDTETSATSVDDGLPHPRPFETRREFFVRTSNEWQEILMTSLRWKNIQPETLPIKEIKAKAFELSEEKWWDCREEIVALEEEQEAAGIQEVVSLADRGDAAAAGGARRR, from the exons ATGgccaaagacaagaagaagaacgtcGATGCCAAAAAGGCCAAAAAG GCTGAAAAGGCGGCTAAGCAGGCCAAcaagggagagaagaaggccaagaacaAGGCGGCCAAGGTCGAAGGAAGCGATGCTGAGGATGTAGATCTTGATGAGGTGCTTGAGGAGTATCGACGGCAACAGGAGCAGTTTCTCAAGATCACAGAGACTGTGATTGAAGCACCACCTAGGGCGAGAGCTGCATCTACGCTGATGGCTTCACCTCATGATAGCAACACCCTGTTATTGTTTGGTGGGGAATACTTTAACGGCTCTCTTGCCCAGTTCTATAACGATTTAAACATCTACAACATCAACCGCGATGAGTGGCGGTGCGTTACTTCACCCAATGCTCCCTTGCCTCGGTCTGGTCATGCCTGGACCAGAGCTGGTAACCCGAATCATGTGTACCTTTTTGGTGGCGAGTTTTCTTCGCCTAAACAAGGCACATTCCATCATTACTCAGACTTTTGGAGGCTGGAGCCTGCAACAAGAGAATGGACAAAGATTGAGTTCAAGGGCAAGGATAAGAGTCCTTCTGCGCGAAGTGGTCATCGAATGACTTACTGGAAACAGTATATCATTCTATTTGGAGGATTCCAAGATACCTCGAACCAGACAAAGTATCTGTCAGATCTGTGGATCTTTGATACTGTCAACTTTGTGTGGCACTCTCCTCAGCTGCCTCCAGCGCAGCTTAAGCCAGATCCCAGATCTTCTTTCACCCTTTTACCGCATGAGCAGGGCGCAGTTCTATATGGAGGTTATTCGCGTGTCAAGTCTACGGTCAACGTCAAGCAGAAAGGCAACAAGGGTTCCAGCCAAGCTCAACGAAACGTTCTGATTCCCAAGGTGCACGAAGACTGTTTCTTCCTTAGAATCTCTCAGCCTGCCACCGATGCCAGCCCTAATACACCCCCTGTTGTACGCTGGGAAAAGCGAAAGAAGCCTGCCAACGCTCCCAATCCTACACGTGCTGGTGCAACCATGGCATGGCACAAGGGCCGCGGTATCCTGTTTGGAGGTGTGCACGATGTTGAAGCCAGCGAGGAAGGTATGGATAGTGAGTTCTTTAATCAGTTGTTCGCTTGGAACATTGAGCGAAACAGGTTCATGCCCCTTGGTCTGCGAAAGGCTCGCCAAcagaagaaggctgctgcGGAGCCCCGAGGCGGTCGCCGTGGTCGCGCCCAGGCTAACGAGGATGAGCTGTTGAGGCAACTTGCTGCTCTGGAAACGGGTGcttctcttgacgatgctgaTGACATTGAGCtcgtcaagaaggaagaggaacaGGACGACGAGAAGCCAGCAAGAGAGATGCCAGTGACCATGGAACCTCCTCATGTGAGATTCAACGCTCAATTGGCAATCCAGGACGATGTTCTATACATTTATGGTGGCACTTTTGAGAAGGGCGATAGAGAGTTCACGTTTGATGATTTATACGCTATTGATCTTGGAAAACTTGATGGCTGTAAGGAAATATTCAGTCGACCTGTCGAGGATTGGATC GAGtcggatgacgaggatgatgatgaagatgatgaagaagaagaggacgatgaagacgaagaggaggaggcagaTGAGGAAGCAGCCCAACAGCTACGCACTCCCAGcaagcgcaagaagaagcaagaagAGACTTCGGAGGTTTCCTCGGAGCCATCCACGCCctcagaagaagatgatACCGAGACCTCAGCTACATCTGTCGATGACGGTCTGCCTCACCCTAGA CCATTTGAGACTCGACGAGAGTTCTTCGTTCGTACTTCAAACGAGTGGCAAGAGATTCTGATGACGAGCCTACGATGGAAGAATATTCAGCCTGAAACCCTTCCTATCAAGGAGATCAAAGCAAAGGCGTTTGAGCTCAGCGAGGAGAAATGGTGGGATTGCCGTGAAGAGATTGTGGCTctggaagaagagcaagaggCTGCAGGTATTCAGGAAGTTGTGTCTCTAGCAGACAGAGGCGAtgccgctgctgctggcgGCGCGAGAAGAAGGTAA
- a CDS encoding hypothetical protein (MEROPS:MER0011032~BUSCO:46254at5125) yields the protein MGSQIAEPDEITVLVTGFGPFREQYPVNPSWEIANSLPSHLPPLRAKDPNSRHAAAFLPNVRISVHPEPIRVNYQVVRGLVPSFYDTLRPFDVVIHIGMAGPRPFYSIERRGHRDGYKHPDVDGEIIDSDEDRQKDEWPWRGLPEEIETELHLDQLLSLWQGHSSEYDDLRISEDAGHYLCDFIYYSSLSELWKHQRPRKTVFLHVPADASPSSVERGRDLTLNLIRSIVESEMIAKNKPLESKVGDGEL from the exons ATGGGTTCACAAATCGCAGAGCCAGACGAAATTACCGTGCTTGTCACAGGCTTTGGT CCATTCAGGGAACAATATCCCGTCAACCCTTCGTGGGAGATCGCCAACAGTTTACCGTCACATCTGCCACCATTGCGCGCCAAAGATCCTAACTCGAGGCATGCGGCTGCTTTTCTACCAAACGTACGCATCTCGGTGCATCCAGAGCCTATCCGAGTCAACTATCAGGTCGTGAGAGGCTTGGTACCGTCATTCTACGATACACTTCGGCCATTCGACGTTGTCATTCACATTGGCATGGCGGGTCCGCGGCCCTTCTACTCCATCGAGAGGAGAGGTCACCGCGACGGGTACAAGCACCCAGACGTTGATGGTGAAATAATTGACTCGGACGAAGACCGTCAAAAGGATGAATGGCCATGGCGAGgactaccagaagagatagAAACTGAGCTGCATCTTGACcagcttctttctctctggCAAGGGCACAGTTCA GAGTATGATGATCTCCGCATATCTGAAGACGCAGGGCACTACTTGTGCGACTTCATCTACTACTCGAGTCTGTCAGAGCTGTGGAAGCATCAGCGGCCAAGAAAGACAGTGTTCCTCCACGTCCCGGCAGATGCTTCTCCCTCAAGTGTTGAGCGAGGAAGGGACTTGACATTGAACCTGATACGATCCATTGTCGAGAGCGAGATGATTGCCAAGAATAAACCTCTGGAGAGCAAGGTTGGAGATGGAGAGCTATGA
- a CDS encoding hypothetical protein (BUSCO:47511at5125) codes for MGSTPGYSLPPQELTFDGFLFDMDGTIIDSTEAVVKHWQTIGNEIGVAPEVILETSHGRRSIDILKILAPEKANWEYVQDMEGRLPKYHGHEAVEIPGARSMLEALIARSSPWAIVTSGTVPLVTGWLRARDLPTPPPEHLVTAESVENGKPDPACYRLGRERLGLQEEDAQILVLEDSPAGIRAGKAAGCKVLGLVTSHTVEQVVSAEPDWVVRDLSSVEVLRSEGGKVTIKISNALRL; via the exons ATGGGATCGACACCAGGGTACAGCCTGCCTCCGCAGGAACTTACCTTTGATGGGTTCCTGTTTGATATGGATGGCACTATTATCGACTCCACAGAAGCAGTGGTCAAACATTGGCAAAC AATTGGTAACGAGATAGGCGTTGCTCCTGAAGTCATTCTCGAGACTTCCCATGGACGACGGAGCATCGATATTCTCAAGATTCTTGCGCCCGAAAAGGCCAATTGGGAAT ATGTACAGGACATGGAAGGACGTCTCCCCAAGTACCACGGCCATGAGGCCGTCGAGATACCCGGCGCCCGTTCCATGCTAGAAGCTCTCATCGCCAGATCTAGCCCTTGGGCAATCGTCACATCGGGTACTGTACCTCTCGTAACTGGATGGTTGCGTGCTCGAGACCTGCCTACACCGCCGCCAGAACACCTCGTCACCGCAGAGTCGGTTGAGAATGGCAAACCTGACCCCGCCTGCTATCGCCTTGGCCGTGAGCGTCTCGGCCTACAGGAGGAGGATGCCCAGATTCTGGTCCTTGAAGACAGTCCAGCAGGGATCCGTGCCGGAAAGGCAGCTGGTTGCAAGGTCCTTGGCCTGGTGACAAGCCATACCGTCGAGCAGGTCGTCTCTGCAGAGCCAGACTGGGTTGTTCGAGACCTTTCATCAGTCGAGGTCCTTCGGAGCGAGGGCGGCAAGGTGACCATCAAAATTTCCAATGCCCTGCGCCTATAA
- a CDS encoding hypothetical protein (BUSCO:23895at5125): MPTAYPTPTYPNEVKARKIERRRPGTRPYQLAPTLRDLARYLATSLSVGQAQAQAGAGPARENGESKPKLRARPPTSSLHLTPVHPSQRQGYARKRPVMENMGSYHHQSQWPGWPYQSHTSQYTRYSQQLPSYAAYLPESMELYNAHQGHLLHHHQMSRTTETKPRLSKEEVEVLEAEFQKNHKPNSTVKKALAESMRVDNARINNWFQNRRAREKKEKNIREYAAKQRLDKDTTANEAGVHSDDDRLSDRVVSSAPFPVPRHAGARTTSISSPEQESENDNSQSDFGVGSSPDLSSQPTPEPLSASTSASLACYSQYPQLIVPDDEDEATPSLPQQCFPRLSTSPIQEQYMYSSNSLSVKQSNQPSTLKPSPSMDIASRRNKRPPQLAINAPRSFSASGPRTGIDVGRRAEVGHSMRRVASATGVGRIGKPMTGPRSPYFERNPDVLLQLNRSPNFQKSATIAPPTPNTPVVANQQGLCEATPASTVGYEEKYPMDLAIHDPTLRTPPTTPGVMDHLYNNDSNYQVAIADEPLVTPGLAAFSHDFEVPGSSSQVPNYLSHGCASQPQTPSYAAPMGPTYFGFAGGNAEYNWSDDASLSAHSSPGQNQQNVNFMNMTPSSFTYSDR, translated from the exons ATGCCAACAGCCTATCCTACGCCTACCTATCCGAATGAGGTCAAGGCTCGCAAGATTGAGCGCCGCCGCCCTGGGACCCGGCCCTACCAACTTGCACCGACCCTTCGAGATCTAGCGCGCTACCTTGCAACTTCTTTGAGCGTAGgtcaagcacaagcacaggCTGGTGCAGGACCCGCCCGCGAGAACGGTGAATCCAAACCCAAGCTGAGGGCTCGTCCGCCGACATCATCCCTGCATTTGACCCCTGTCCACCCTTCCCAACGACAAGGCTACGCGAGG AAGCGGCCCGTGATGGAGAACATGGGTTCATACCACCACCAATCCCAGTGGCCTGGCTGGCCTTACCAAAGCCATACCAGCCAGTACACCAGATACTCTCAGCAGCTACCTAGTTATGCCGCTTATCTCCCCGAATCGATGGAGCTCTACAATGCTCACCAGGGTCATCTCCTACACCATCACCAAATGTCTAGAACGACTGAGACAAAGCCCAGACTTTCTAAAGAAGAGGTTGAGGTACTTGAGGCCGAGTTTCAAAAGAATCACAAGCCCAACAGCACAGTCAAGAAAGCATTGGCCGAGTCGATGAGAGTTGACAACGCCCGCATCAAC AACTGGTTCCAAAATCGACGAGCGcgggagaagaaggagaaaaacATTCGGGAGTATGCGGCCAAACAAAGACTGGACAAGGACACAACTGCCAATGAAGCTGGTGTTCACTCAGACGACGATCGCCTCTCTGATCGTGTCGTTTCCAGTGCTCCATTTCCAGTCCCTCGTCATGCTGGAGCCCGGACGACAAGCATATCGAGCCCAGAGCAGGAGAGCGAGAATGATAACAGTCAATCCGATTTTGGAGTTGGGTCGTCTCCAGACCTATCTTCCCAGCCAACGCCTGAGCCTCTCTCTGCATCGACCAGTGCGTCTCTGGCATGCTACAGCCAGTATCCCCAACTCATCGTGCCagacgatgaggatgaggccACTCCCTCTCTGCCTCAGCAGTGCTTTCCACGGCTATCCACATCACCTATCCAAGAGCAATACATGTACTCCAGTAACAGCCTTTCTGTTAAGCAGTCCAATCAACCTTCGACGTTAAAGCCTTCTCCTTCAATGGATATTGCCTCTCGTCGAAACAAGCGCCCTCCTCAGCTCGCAATCAACGCCCCTCGCAGTTTTTCGGCAAGCGGACCCAGAACTGGGATCGATGTTGGAAGAAGAGCTGAGGTGGGACATTCGATGCGCCGTGTTGCTTCCGCAACTGGAGTTGGTCGCATCGGTAAGCCAATGACTGGCCCCCGAAGCCCTTACTTTGAAAGAAACCCAGACGTCTTGTTACAGCTGAATCGTTCCCCCAACTTCCAAAAGTCGGCTACCATTGCACCACCTACTCCTAACACTCCTGTTGTTGCAAATCAGCAAGGCCTATGTGAGGCTACCCCAGCCAGCACCGTAGGATACGAAGAGAAATACCCGATGGATCTTGCAATCCATGACCCAACACTCCGAACCCCACCTACCACGCCTGGAGTGATGGACCACTTGTACAACAATGATTCCAACTATCAAGTTGCCATCGCTGATGAACCTCTGGTAACACCAGGACTGGCAGCCTTTTCTCATGACTTCGAGGTGCCTGGCTCATCAAGCCAAGTACCTAACTACCTCTCTCATGGATGCGCTAGCCAGCCTCAGACACCATCCTACGCTGCTCCAATGGGGCCTACCTATTTTGGTTTTGCTGGTGGCAACGCCGAGTACAACTGGTCTGATGATGCTTCACTATCAGCACACTCATCCCCTGGACAGAACCAGCAAAACGTCAACTTCATGAACATGACCCCCTCGAGCTTCACATACTCAGACAGATAA
- a CDS encoding hypothetical protein (BUSCO:13820at5125): MSFSAIAGSDASRPARSRNLTPSSEGSLNHKDELHSPEKRQKKRADSVTMEHLLKPSIAVKPHPPKLHIQPRILHPLMVLPRECLPLSCIDFHATNVDLATYRLFEANIKIMDLESRMGSVPVVLLARKEGSRAVYALEKQESGLYVVCRLGPWVNLDLLADSATAVCRERLHPTTRSDPQNQNGPSAITTPHIHKEEKMKRAAIEAFQSQVRKRPRSQSVSTLAESVKQEATEAATPTESKLPSPIIQPEELEKKSNKHTAQLLPLGISSDAKTEEPSKQQTAEDIFETLRTQYFDMLYKSMGSLAYFAKGPLSRARSAFHLDLESNLNLADLIEFLKSLVLTTVQIDKKYRQTIPALIAQMKTTVDSSDEGRKRKRRARRMKIGKDGLYPHEQAHIRKWWTTNKPELKDDETDVSEHQIKSITSMLHTRETQLQMIIILEILALTPLKPADDAEDSQLPLLPGAAESQGDMAPPFAKKRNKHNLPVLVDVHAHRLTIWHSTASEEQLLLEDSQISQALDGQSQQKSSSEPLKDFCVDIIVPFFSHRLPELCDSINHMLGGPVIVKPSRPKALRRPSSKQSPKPGTLAKRSVSGQPTRTLQRALSTEQQSRRSASRGPSNMIALMRSATTTALPGIKREASDPALVKSVLGNDPDLMNRKSGPLPRSSSATYLQDAKISKKAQVEAELRDAISSLRKPNRQVVGQALAEAAERRATVSSSAKKARKPVKSSFGTPVVKATPANVRFKDVFASRANAMETPLISTEDVIPPSSLPSMVPSTGYRGGGQRDAFVQSRTPDFERIGSTPTKTGSTFIRRPADDPDVLPFPPSSPCLERKTVSAANLFNFTGITDRKRKVSFESSLNDEILATPVKAIKTKSIEGLENIRMEPEPAKQVSIYQRLGWDDDIDDLL, from the exons ATGTCCTTTTCCGCCATTGCTGGCAGCGACGCGTCGCGTCCAGCGCGGTCGAGGAATTTAACCCCAAGCTCTGAGGGGAGCTTGAATCACAAAGATGAGCTGCATTCACCTGAAAAACGCCAGAAGAAGAGGGCCGACTCTGTTACCATGGAGCATCTCTTGAAACCCTCAATTGCTGTCAAG CCGCATCCGCCGAAGCTTCATATCCAGCCTCGTATCCTCCACCCATTGATGGTCCTCCCTCGCGAATGTCTACCGCTGTCCTGTATCGATTTCCATGCCACAAATGTCGACCTCGCCACTTACCGCTTGTTCGAAGCCAACATCAAGATTATGGACCTGGAAAGCCGCATGGGTTCCGTCCCTGTCGTCCTTCTTGCCAGAAAAGAGGGGAGTCGCGCCGTATATGCTCTCGAGAAGCAGGAGAGTGGACTTTATGTTGTATGCAGACTTGGTCCATGGGTAAACCTGGACCTCTTGGCAGACAGTGCAACGGCCGTCTGTCGAGAACGCCTACATCCAACTACTAGAAGCGACCCCCAAAACCAGAACGGCCCGTCTGCGATTACTACGCCCCATATAcacaaggaagagaagatgaAACGCGCCGCCATAGAGGCTTTTCAGTCTCAAGTTCGCAAACGACCAAGATCGCAGTCTGTTTCAACATTGGCCGAATCCGTGAAACAAGAGGCAACCGAAGCTGCGACGCCCACGGAGTCGAAGCTTCCATCCCCAATCATCCAACCAGAGGAACTTGAAAAGAAGTCAAACAAGCACACGGCGCAGCTACTACCTTTGGGAATCTCAAGTGACGCCAAGACCGAAGAGCCTTCTAAGCAACAAACCGCAGAAGACATTTTTGAGACACTCAGAACTCAGTACTTCGACATGCTATACAAGTCTATG GGATCACTCGCCTATTTTGCTAAAGGGCCACTCTCCCGCGCCCGTTCGGCGTTCCATCTCGATCTCGAATCAAATCTCAACTTAGCTGACCTTATCGAGTTTTTGAAAAGCCTTGTTCTCACCACCGTACAGATCGACAAAAAGTATCGCCAAACCATTCCTGCGCTTATTGCACAGATGAAAACAACAGTCGACAGTTCCGATGAGGGTCGAAAAAGAAAGCGCAGAGCCAGGAGAATGAAAATTGGCAAGGACGGCCTCTATCCGCACGAGCAAGCTCACATCAGAAAGTGGTGGACTACCAACAAGCCCGAACTGAAAGATGATGAAACGGACGTGTCTGAacatcaaatcaaatccatCACTTCTATGCTTCACACAAGAGAGACTCAACTCCAGATGATCATTATATTGGAGATTCTTGCATTGACTCCTCTGAAGCCCGCAGACGATGCTGAAGACAGTCAACTTCCTCTGTTACCTGGCGCTGCTGAGTCTCAAGGTGATATGGCTCCTCCATTCGCCAAGAAGCGGAACAAGCACAACCTACCTGTGCTTGTGGATGTTCATGCTCATCGTTTAACAATCTGGCATTCCACTGCATCTGAGGAGCAGTTGCTGCTGGAAGATTCGCAAATCTCCCAGGCTCTAGATGGACAGTCTCAGCAGAAGTCGTCTTCAGAGCCTCTCAAAGACTTCTGCGTAGATATCATTGTGCCATT CTTCTCTCACAGGCTACCGGAGCTTTGTGATTCAATCAACCACATGTTAGGAGGGCCCGTCATTGTGAAGCCCTCAAGGCCTAAGGCTTTGAGACGGCCATCGAGTAAACAATCTCCCAAGCCGGGTACACTAGCCAAACGCTCCGTGTCAGGGCAGCCTACAAGAACATTACAGAGAGCGCTTTCAACAGAGCAGCAGTCTCGACGAAGTGCTTCGAGAGGCCCTAGCAACATGATTGCGCTTATGCGATCCGCAACTACCACTGCCTTGCCAGGAATCAAGCGGGAAGCAAGCGACCCTGCCTTGGTCAAGTCAGTGCTGGGCAATGATCCCGACTTGATGAACAGAAAGAGTGGCCCTTTGCCACGAAGCAGCAGTGCAACTTATTTGCAGGATGCCAAGATTAGCAAGAAAGCACAAGTTGAAGCAGAGTTGAGGGATGCCATCTCTTCCTTGAGAAAGCCGAATCGCCAGGTGGTTGGCCAGGCGCTAGCTGAAGCAGCAGAGCGCCGCGCAACCGTGAGTTCTTCGGCAAAGA AAGCGAGAAAGCCAGTCAAAAGTTCCTTCGGTACGCCGGTTGTAAAGGCGACACCGGCGAACGTGCGTTTCAAGGATGTGTTTGCCTCAAGGGCCAATGCAATGGAAACGCCCCTGATAAGTACTGAGGATGTCATTCCTCCTTCCAGTCTTCCTTCAATGGTTCCCTCTACAGGTTATCGTGGAGGAGGCCAACGGGACGCTTTTGTACAAAGCCGAACTCCCGATTTTGAGAGGATTGGTAGTACGCCAACCAAGACTGGATCAACCTTTATTCGGCGGCCTGCAGATGATCCAGATGTTTTACCGTTTCCGCCTTCCTCGCCATGTTTGGAACGAAAAACTGTGTCCGCTGCGAATCTATTTAACTTTACAGGCATTACGGATCGCAAAAGAAAGGTCAGTTTCGAATCATCTCTAAACGACGAGATCTTGGCCACGCCCGTCAAGGCTATCAAAACAAAGAGCATAGAAGGCCTCGAAAACATAAGAATGGAACCTGAACCCGCCAAGCAGGTATCAATTTATCAGAGATTGGGATGGGATGACGATATAGATGACCTGTTATGA
- a CDS encoding hypothetical protein (BUSCO:31387at5125), with product MSDSGITPDRESIPSESNDHEPESLTQLKRSLFITDPTTEFAEQSHLSYLIPEDTSLDLEAAFKGVEPGKSILESIKRRDALFFDETANVLLLLKSPWKDEPTLRAHISRLVISVEAHIVNQNTHGKENSTSEGIFSGTVPDIDDPFIIVDGEGKEYEEDESDQDSGDENEPQNVFAVWKLPIFLSRPRTRVSTPAIIFTASASLKPELSTDIIGKGSGYLQSGVPSGFNLLESFGSDAALGGVKPRLSALRVSRVAPVTRSQDVTKHIRALPHIEHKIFPVIHTRIRFSRPTTAPTSSAVIALLEVDFTSHFDCEITLDKIDLSILDATIQNLNDDAGLQLPLACVSHDHITFLYRIAPRQHDVTVKNPMRELDITISATAQVVPGRCTPTMTMSWTTQLDFTLPVNPGYGSATAGTGIVRAHRPSQLSITGQAVHPLISPSVIRPDALPTLEAATSNTETSVAELGITMTFTGPSEPVHPGQIFSWTVYIVNRATDKTSVPPRKLALVAIPKRRRGEVRMTRPPSVSGRKQGQKDVADAVTDENVLHALQKNSSVESTDVVCLSADTRVGPLAPGACHVVELQFLALQEGVVGLEAMRVVDLGSQEHVDIRDLPTMLVEGAAA from the exons ATGTCGGACTCTGGGATAACGCCAGACAGGGAGTCTATCCCTTCAGAGTCCAATGACCATGAACCTGAATCTCTCACTCAGCTTAAGAGAAGCCTCTTCATTACAGACCCTACAACTGAGTTCGCAGAGCAATCCCACTTGTCCTATCTTATACCGGAAGATACGAGCTTAGATCTGGAAGCAGCTTTTAAAGGTGTCGAGCCCGGAAAGTCTATATTAGAATCAATCAAGCGTCGGGACGCATTGTTCTTTG ATGAGACTGCAAATGTTCTTTTACTGCTCAAAAGTCCGTGGAAAGACGAACCAACACTTCGCGCTCACATCAGCCGGCTAGTGATATCCGTTGAAGCCCATATCGTCAACCAGAACACTCACGGCAAGGAAAACTCCACTTCAGAAGGTATCTTCTCAGGTACTGTCCCAGACATCGACGATCCTTTCATTATAGTCGATGGAGAAGGGAAAGAatatgaagaagatgaaagtGACCAAGACAGCGGTGATGAGAACGAACCCCAGAATGTCTTTGCTGTTTGGAAACTGCCCATCTTTCTTAGTCGACCCCGAACACGGGTTTCTACACCAGCCATCATTTTTACTGCATCTGCGAGTCTGAAGCCTGAACTATCAACCGATATAATCGGAAAGGGGAGCGGTTACCTTCAAAGTGGAGTGCCTTCTGGCTTTAATCTGCTTGAATCCTTTGGTAGCGACGCTGCACTTGGCGGAGTCAAGCCTCGACTGTCAGCGCTTCGAGTATCGAGAGTCGCTCCTGTCACACGCTCGCAAGATGTGACAAAGCATATAAGGGCCCTGCCTCATATTGAGCACAAAATCTTCCCCGTAATCCATACAAGAATTCGCTTTTCACGGCCGACTACGGCACCCACAAGCTCGGCTGTCATTGCGCTGCTTGAAGTTGATTTTACTTCTCATTTTGACTGTGAGATAACACTAGACAAGATCGACCTCTCAATTCTTGACGCCACCATTCAGAATCTCAACGACGATGCGGGCTTGCAACTTCCCCTCGCTTGTGTGTCTCACGACCATATCACATTTCTCTATCGCATTGCTCCTCGCCAGCACGATGTGACTGTCAAGAACCCGATGCGGGAGCTTGACATAACAATCTCCGCCACCGCCCAGGTTGTACCTGGCCGCTGTACGCCTACAATGACCATGTCGTGGACAACCCAACTCGATTTCACCCTTCCCGTCAACCCCGGCTATGGTTCAGCAACCGCGGGAACAGGCATCGTCCGCGCCCATCGTCCATCTCAGCTCTCAATTACCGGACAAGCAGTTCACCCTCTAATATCGCCATCTGTCATACGTCCTGACGCTCTTCCTACTCTCGAGGCTGCCACATCTAATACCGAGACCTCCGTCGCAGAACTTGGCATTACCATGACATTCACAGGTCCATCTGAGCCGGTCCATCCAGGACAAATATTTTCTTGGACCGTCTACATTGTCAACCGTGCCACAGACAAAACGTCTGTGCCTCCACGCAAGCTTGCCCTTGTTGCAATTCCCAAAAGACGTCGAGGCGAGGTCCGCATGACACGGCCACCTTCCGTGAGCGGTCGAAAGCAAGGGCAAAAGGATGTCGCTGATGCAGTCACGGACGAAAATGTGCTTCACGCATTACAAAAAAACTCGTCTGTCGAATCTACGGACGTTGTGTGCTTGAGCGCTGATACCCGCGTTGGCCCTTTGGCACCGGGGGCCTGTCACGTAGTTGAACTTCAGTTCCTGGCGCTGCAAGAAGGTGTTGTAGGTCTGGAGGCGATGCGTGTCGTGGACCTGGGATCGCAGGAACATGTTGATATCAGAGATTTACCCACTATGTTGGTAGAAGGGGCGGCTGCATGA